The following proteins are encoded in a genomic region of Mycoplasma sp. NEAQ87857:
- a CDS encoding ABC transporter ATP-binding protein has translation MIQMFKILPRKIKLFFMLGIFFTLINIAVTMILPVLLSQFITLLINEQPTKEIVIFKWKIIGEYKYLLKLLIGSVVGLILLGGITSISSILIIIWAGENASNHYRNTLFKKYQLLSLKDIATFKEESLLTRINDDVAIFWEFLISASTALIKAPLFICFGLIFAFLTDVQFSYAIIAIVPVLVGVLAFIFIKVTPLIQKNRKNLDNITKEVTETINGAKFIKAYNLQEKQFNKFDTTNKTWVNTESKIFKIFSIGTPAFFVIVNLIVVLIFIMAAKIIGDGNANGQLLAKINVFIEYEFIIALGIITFAQFLSSFFRAKISAKRITDVLNVKYDNLYVPNGYRIVSKGNKVNDVRNYGIEFKNVNFKYFETSEDYAVKNINFSVEGGQTLGIIGPTGSGKSTLANLLVNNMKYTEGNILINNNEVKDINTHDLHSKVGIVYQESLLYSGTILSNVTFSKPNANEKEVEKALNNACAYDFIKTFPDRLDHKVAQRGKSLSGGQKQRLSIARTLLIDPKILILDDSTSALDNITTKKLINNINNNYDCTTVIISQKVNSIKHANKILVMDKGEIVAQGTHEELLKTCEWYRSINQNQLEQ, from the coding sequence ATGATACAAATGTTTAAAATTTTACCTCGTAAGATTAAATTATTTTTTATGCTTGGTATATTCTTTACATTAATAAATATAGCTGTGACTATGATATTACCTGTGTTACTAAGTCAATTTATTACATTATTAATCAACGAACAACCTACTAAAGAAATAGTAATTTTTAAATGAAAAATTATTGGTGAGTATAAGTATTTACTAAAATTACTGATTGGTAGTGTTGTGGGATTAATACTTTTAGGTGGAATAACTAGCATTTCAAGTATTTTAATTATTATATGAGCTGGTGAAAACGCTTCAAATCATTATAGAAATACATTATTTAAAAAATATCAATTATTAAGTTTAAAAGATATTGCAACATTTAAAGAAGAAAGTTTATTAACTAGAATTAATGATGATGTTGCAATCTTTTGAGAGTTTTTAATTAGTGCATCTACAGCATTAATTAAAGCACCATTATTTATTTGTTTTGGTTTAATTTTTGCATTTTTAACAGATGTTCAATTCTCATATGCAATTATTGCAATTGTTCCTGTTTTAGTTGGGGTTTTAGCTTTTATTTTTATAAAAGTTACACCATTAATCCAAAAAAACAGAAAGAATTTAGATAACATAACTAAAGAAGTTACTGAAACAATTAATGGAGCTAAATTTATTAAAGCATACAATTTACAAGAGAAACAATTTAATAAGTTTGACACAACTAATAAAACTTGAGTTAATACCGAATCAAAAATCTTTAAGATTTTTAGTATAGGAACTCCTGCGTTTTTTGTGATTGTTAATTTAATTGTAGTTTTAATTTTTATAATGGCTGCAAAAATTATTGGTGATGGCAATGCTAATGGTCAATTATTGGCTAAAATCAATGTTTTTATTGAATATGAATTTATTATTGCTTTAGGTATTATTACTTTTGCACAATTTTTAAGCTCATTTTTTAGAGCTAAAATTAGTGCCAAAAGAATTACTGATGTTTTAAATGTTAAGTATGACAATTTATATGTGCCAAACGGATATAGAATTGTTTCAAAAGGAAATAAAGTTAATGATGTAAGAAATTATGGAATTGAATTTAAAAATGTTAACTTTAAATACTTTGAAACTTCTGAAGATTATGCAGTTAAAAATATTAATTTCAGTGTTGAAGGTGGTCAAACTTTAGGTATTATTGGACCTACAGGTAGTGGTAAAAGTACTTTAGCTAATTTATTAGTTAATAATATGAAATATACTGAAGGTAATATTTTAATAAATAATAATGAAGTTAAAGATATTAATACTCATGATTTACATTCAAAAGTAGGTATTGTATATCAAGAATCATTGCTTTATTCAGGAACTATTTTAAGTAATGTTACTTTTTCTAAACCTAATGCTAATGAAAAAGAAGTTGAAAAAGCATTAAATAATGCTTGTGCTTATGATTTTATTAAAACATTCCCTGATAGATTAGATCATAAAGTAGCTCAAAGAGGAAAGAGTTTATCTGGTGGTCAAAAACAAAGATTATCTATTGCAAGAACATTGTTAATAGATCCTAAAATTTTAATTTTAGATGACTCTACTAGTGCTTTAGATAATATAACTACTAAAAAATTAATTAATAATATTAATAATAATTATGACTGTACCACAGTTATTATTTCTCAAAAAGTTAATTCAATTAAACACGCTAATAAGATTTTAGTTATGGATAAAGGTGAGATTGTTGCTCAAGGAACACACGAAGAATTATTAAAAACTTGTGAATGATACAGAAGCATTAATCAAAACCAATTAGAACAATAA